Below is a window of Bradyrhizobium sp. SZCCHNS1050 DNA.
CTCGCAGAGCCACACGAATCGCACGCTTGCAGGTTACATCGATTTCGTTGCCATGAGCTGAACTCTGCACATCGGATGAGTTCGCAACCCACTCGCAAACTGGCGCAGGCCGGCGTCCCGTCCATGACAAGGTGATGCGGCCCCTGCTTGCTTCGAATTGGCCATTCCGCTTCGGACGTCGCGTACTTCCTCCCGAAATGACAGTCATTCGAATCTAATCGTCTCGAACACGCACGGCTCATGCGAACGCTTCGCACGCGAAGGGCTACGTAGTTCCCCCGAGTTCATATGATCCGCGGAATCAAGAAGAATGCGTTTCCCGCAGAGCGTGTAAGGGTGAATGCATGTGCATCGCATGCAACTGGGCAAGGTTCCGTGGTTTGCTCCAGCTTGATTTTGGCTCCGTCAACGAGGCCGAGCCGTCACGACGCAGGCTCCTGCAGGCAGGCGCGGCGTTCGCCGCAGCCGGCGTTGCTTCGGTGTCCGCTCCGACGAACGCCGAGGCGCGAACCGGCGGCGGCAAGGCCGACATCGTGTTTCGCAACGGCCCGGTCTACACCGTGAACGGCGGCCGGGAATGGGCCCGCGCGGTCGCCGTCAAGCAAAAGCACATCGTCTATGTCGGCGATGACGCGGGCGTCCGGCCCTTCATCGGCCCGAAGACCCGCGTCGTCGATCTCGCCGGCAGGATGCTGCTGCCCGGCTTCGTGGAAGGACACATCCATCCGATAGCGGGCGCTGTCGTGACTCGGGGTGTCGATCTTCAATACGACACAAGGGAGGAGATGCTCGACGCCCTGAAGGCCTATCGCGCCAAGCTGGGCCAGGCCGGCATCGTCCGCGGCTTCGGCTGGCGCTATAACGCCTTTCCGCCGACCGGCCCTCGCAAGGAGGATCTCGATCAGATCTGGCCGGACACGCCCGTCTTTCTCGTCGGGATCGATGGCCATTCCGCCTGGGTCAATTCCAAGACGCTGGCGATTGCCAAGGTGACCAAGGCGACCAAGGATCCGTTGCCCGGCTACAGCTACTTCGAGCGGGACCCGGCCTCGGGAGAGCCGACCGGCTATCTGGTCGAGCCACCGGCGATGTTTCCGGTCCTCAACGCGATCTCGCCGTTCACGACCGGCTATATTGCGGACTCGCTCGCACAGTGGCTGCCGAAGGCGTCGGCCGCCGGCATCACCAGCGTGTTCGATGCCGGACTGCTCGTTCTGCCCGAGGAGACAGGCTACGAACTCTATCAGGATCTGGAGCGCAAAGGAAAACTGCCGTTCCGTGTGGTCGGATCGACCTACCACAACAATCCGGCGATCGACCCCGTGCCGATCGCGATGGCCCTGCGTCGACGCTTCAATTCCGAACTGGTGCAGGCGCCCGTTCTCAAGCTCAACATCGACGGCGGCGAAGCCCAACGGACCGCCGCATTGCTGGCCCCCTATAGCGACGATCCGAGCACGAGCGGCGAGACGCTGGTCCCGCCGGAGCAGTTCAAGGACATCATCCGCCGCGCCGACAGGGCGGGCCTCAATATTCACATCCATTCCTACGGTGATCGCGCCAACCGCCTGTCGCTGGACGCGTTCGAAGCCGCGATCAAGGCCAATCCGCCGCGCGATCGCCGGCACACGCTGGCGCATCTCATATTTGTTTCACCTGACGATCTGCCGCGCTTCGCCAAGCTCGGCGTCACCGCGCAGTTCTCCGCCCAATGGTCGGTGGCGGATGCCTATTGGCAGGGCGTGATGCGGCCGCGCGTCGGCGCGCGCGCCGAGCAGGCGTTTCGCACCGGCTCGATCCTGCGTCATGGCGCCAACATCTCGCTCGGCACCGATTGGCCGGCCGCCGGCTATTACAGCACCTACAAGCCGCTGGATGCGATCGAGATCGCGACCACGCGGCGGGAGTTGAACAAGCCGGATCAGCCGGCTTTGGTGCCGCTCGACGAGCGGATCAGCCTCGAAGAGGCGATCCGCGCCGCCACCATGGGCCCGGCCTATCAGCTCGGGCTCGACCAGAAGGTCGGTTCGATCGAGGTCGGCAAGCTCGCCGATCTGATCGTGCTTGAAAGAAACCTGTTCGAAGTCGCCCCGCACGACATCCACAACACAAAGGTGCTGATGACCGTCATGAACGGTCAGGTCAGGCACGAACAGCGAAGCTGACTCCGGCGACGTCTCGGACCGACACCTTCAGGACCACATCGACATACTCAGACCGATTCCCGGACATGCGGAGGCGTATATGATCAACAGAAGAATGCTCATCAAAGGCGCGGGAGCGGCGTTGGTCGCGTCCGAACTCGGTTTGCCGGCCGCGCGGGCCGAGTCTGCCGATCCGCTCTGCTACGCGTCGGTCGCCGATCTCATCGCCATGTTCCGGGCCCGCAAGGCGTCGCCGGTCGATCTCTTGAAGGCGCAGATCAAGCGGATCGAAGCCTACAACACGAAGGTCAATTGCATCACCTACGAGCATTTCGATCAGGCGCTCAAGGAGGCCAAGCTGTCCGAGGACCGCTATCGGCGCGGCAACCAGAGGCCGCTCGAAGGGATCACGGTAGCCATCAAGGACGAATTCTCCAGGCCGGGCTGGCGGACCACACAGGGCTCGCTCATCTACAAGGACTCGCCACCGGCAACGGAAAACTCGGCCATCACCGACTTGCTCGAGGCAGCCGGCGCCGTCATGCCGTTCCAGACGACCGTGCCGGAATTCTACCTCTTCCTCGGCGCGTCCACCCGCGCCTGGGGCACGACACGCAATCCATGGAATCTCGAATACTCTCCGGGCGGGTCGTCGGCGGGATCGGGCGCGGCGCTGGCCGCAGGCTTCACGACGCTCGCCATGGGCTCGGACATGGGCGGCTCGATCCGAATTCCCGCCTCGCAATGCGGTCTCTATGGCTTCAGGCCGCCGTTCGGACGCGTGGCCGGTGGGGAAATCCCGTTCGCGACCTCGGGCCCGATGGCGCGGCGCTTCGACGACCTCGTCCGCCTCCAGAACGCGATCGTCGGTCCGTCCGAGCGGATGATGGCCGCGATGCGCCCTCGCCTCGACTATCCCACCCGTTATCCGCGCCTTTCCGGGTGGCGCATCGCCGTGGATTGGGGCGCCGGCATTGCGGACGTCATACCGTCCGTGAAGGCTGCGATGCTGAGAGGCATCGAGGCTCTGCGCGCCGCGGGTTGCACGGTGGACGAAGTCGATTGCGGCTTCACGAAGGCCCACAAGATGGTCTTCATCCGCGGGCTGATGTCGACGTCCATCGGCACGGCGATCGAGATCTCGAATGCGCATCGCGATCAGCTCTCGCCCTACATGACCGAAATGCTCGACCAAGTCGGCCCGGTCGGACCGCGCCAGGCCGAAGAAGCCGAAGAGCTGCTGCAGCGGCTGCACCGCCAGGTCCAGCAGCGCGTGTTCGGCAAGGGGTACCGCATCCTGCTCATGCCGACCATGGCAACGCCTCTTGTCGGGGCCGACATGTTCAAGAGCAAGGAAAACAAGGTGGACCCGTGGGTAGGCACCGGTCTGGGCTTGGCGCTGACGTGGCACTGGAATCTGCTCAACCGCTATCCGGTCGTCGATGTCCCGCTCGGCTTGGTCGAGGACCGCATGCCCTCGGGCATGCAGGTGATCGGCCAGACCTACACCGATCTCGACACGTTCCAGTTCGCGTCCAACTGGTCTCGTCTCCGGCGGTCCCTGTTCGCGGGCGAGCGTTTTCCGACCTTCACGTGATGCAGCGGGGCCACACGGTGCGGGCGCGAGACAGTGGCTGCAAGAGCGGCGCTTCGACAGCGAGGTCGACAAGGACGCCGAGAGCCTTCCGACACGTGGTTCTGTTGCTCCTGATCTCGGCACTCTGCCATGACTCCGGCGCCCTGGCACAGCAGGCCAAGACGCCGTCGCTCGAAGATCTGGCCAAGGCGGCGCAGAACCCGATCGCGGACACGATCAGCGTCGGCCTTGAGAATATCGCCATGCCGAATACGGGCCCGTACCGGCAGACGGCCGACGTCTTCAAGATCGAGCCGGTCATCCCGTTCCAGCTCAATGCCGACTGGAATCTGGTGACGCGCACGACCATTCCCGGCATCGCCCAGATCCGCTTTTCCCCCGAGCAAGGCCGGATCGGCGGGGTCGGCGACATCAACCAGATCTTCGCGCTCACCCCGTCCCATTCGGGCGCCCTCATCTGGGGTGTCGGCCCGACCTTTTCCTATCCGTCGGCGACCGATCCCGCCCTCGGTTCGGGAAAATGGAGCGCAGGTCCGACCATTGTCGCGCTGACCATGCCGGGTCCATGGGTGCTCGGGGTGCTCGCCAACAACATCTGGTCGTTTGCAGGTCCGAGCGACCGCGCGCCGGTGAACCAGATGATGCTGCAGTACTTCGTGACCTACAACTTCTCCGACGGATCCTACATCAGCTCGAGTCCCATCATCACGGCGAACTGGCTCGCGAAGGGCAATGATCGCTGGGTCGTCCCGATCGGCGTCGGCGTGGGCAAGCTCTTCATGGTCGACAAGCAGCCGATCAATGCCGAGGTGGGCGCGTACTACAATCTGCTGAAGCCGGACCAGGCATCGCATTGGCAGTTTCGCGCCAGCCTGGCTTTCCTGTTTCCAAAATGACGCTGCTCGGAACGAGCGGCCTCCGTGGCCGTGAGCAGCAATCCGGTCTGCAATCCTGTCTGAAGGCATTCGATTTGAATTTTCACCATCAGCAAGCATCCAGAGCGTCAGTCTGCGTGCGCACGCTCGACGCCTTTGAGGCCGAGTTGATCGCGGTCAATCCTGGCGGCTGCGGAAGAACGTAGTTTAGCGTTCGATCAGGGAATGATGCGGCTCACACGGAACGCGGGTTTTTCGGAGCAGGACAATGTGCATCGCATGCGGCTCAGCCATCGGTTCGCTGTTCGCGGCGTCGAAGCCGGAGGGCGGCGGACTGACCCGTCGCCAGATTGTTGCAACAACGGCTGCCGCCGCAGCATTCGCGGCCGCGGGCTCGGCTCCGGCCTTTGCCGCCCCCAATCGCACGACCGTGTTTCGCGGCGGGCGCGTCTACACGGTGGAAGACTCGCAGCCCTGGGCGGCGGCCGTCGTCGTCAAGGGCGACAAGATCGTCTATGTCGGCGACGATGCCGGAGCGATGAAGTTTGCCGGACGGGGGGCTGAGGTCATCGACCTCAAGGGCCGCATGCTGATGCCGGGCTTCGTCGAGGCGCATTGGCATCTTTGCACTCTGGCATTTGCCCGCGGCGCCTGGGTCAACGAGGAAGATCCTGAGCGCATCTCCGAGATCCTGCGCGATTACGCCAAGACGCATTCCGACGAGAAGTTCATTCTCGGCTTCGGATGGATCGCGGGCGCGTTTCCCGCCTCGGGTCCCCGCAAGGAACCGCTGGACGCGATCTTCCCCGACCGGCCGGTCCTGCTCGTCAGTTGCGATCTGCACAGCTACTGGGTCAATTCCAAGCTGCTGGAGATGGCCGGCATCACGAGGGACACCCCACGCGACGTCGTGCCCGGCTCCTCCTGGTACGAAAAGGATCCCAATGGCGAGCCGACTGGCTTCATTTCGGAAGTACCCGCGCTGTTCGCGGTACTGAAGACGCTCGAAAAGCACGGCATCGAACCGTTCGGCCTCAAGTCGGCCGCCGCCGCCATCGAGGAATGGCAGCCCAAGCTCGCAGCCGCCGGCATCACCACCCTCTTCGATGCCGGCTTCAGCGCCTGGCCGACCGAGCAGCATCACGGTTTCGACATGCTGGTCGACCTCGAGAGCCGCGGCAAGCTGCTGCAACGCGTGATCGGCAGCCTCTATCACAACGACCCCAACGTCGATCCGCTGCCGATCATTCGGGCCTATCGGAAGCGCTATCGCACTCCGCTGGTCAAGGCCGAGGTGCTCAAGCTGATCGTCGATGGCACCGAGCTGAGCCGCACCGCCTATCTGCTGGATCCCTATGCCGGAAGGCAGGATTGGCGCGGCGAACCATTGTTGCCATCGCCCGTGTTGAATCGAATCCTGCGCGAAGCCCATGCGGAGGGAATCGATACGCACCTTCACGCCGTCGGCGACGCCGCAGTTCGCATGAGCCTGGATGGATACGAAGCCGCGTTCGGCAGGCAGGGCCCCGGCAACCGCCGCCATACCATCTGCCACGCGTTCCTCACCGCGCCCTCGGACATTGCGCGCTTCAGAAAGCTCGGCCTGATTGCGAACACCCAGATCCAGTGGGGCGTGCCGGATACGAGCCAGCGCCGCATCCGCGAGATCTACGGCGAAGAGCGCTGGAGCCGCATGTACAGCTTCAAGACGTTCATCGACCAAGGCGTCACGGTGTCGTTCGGAATGGATGCCCTGGCGACCGGCTCCAAGGTCGTGGTCAAGCCGCTCGAGGCGGTGCAGGCCGGCCATACGCGCCAGGAGCCCGGCAAGCCCGACGGCCTGGTCCATCCGCCCGCTGCCGAACGCCTGAGCCTGCCGCAGCTCATCCGAGGCTACACAATCAACGGAGCTTACCAGATGCGCATGGAGGATAAGATCGGCTCCATCAAGGTCGGGAAGCTGGCCGATCTGATCGTGCTGGAGAAGAACCTGTTCGATGTCGGGCCGCACGAGATCGGCAAGGTGAACGTTCAGCTGACGATGATGAACGGCCGGATCACGCATCGCGACAGACTCTGAACGGGAATGAGGACGGTGCACGAGATGGCGAATGCGCGGACTGAACAGAATCTTGCGCCGGCGGATTCGCCGATGTCGAAACGTAATCGCTGGCTCATTCTCCTGACCGTCTCCAGCGCGCTGGCGCTCGTCGTCATCGACATGACGGTGCTCTATACCGCGCTGCCCAGCCTGACCCATGAGCTCGGAGCAACCGCCTCGGAGAAATTGTGGATCGTCATGGCCTACGGGCTCGTCGTCGCCGGCCTGCTTCCAGGCTTCGGCTCGCTCGGCGATCGCGTCGGGCACAAGAGGACATTCGTCGCCGGCCTCATCGTCTTCGGACTGGCCTCGGTCGTCGCCGCCTATTCGCCGACCGCCACGATCCTGGTTGGCGGACGCGTCCTGCTCGCGATCGGCGCCGCGCTGATGATGCCGGCGACGCTGTCGATCATTCGCATCACCTTCTCCGATGACCACGAACGGGCGCTCGCCATCGCGATCTGGGGAGCCGTTGCGTCCAGCGGGGCGGCCGTCGGCCCCTTGGTCGGCGGTGTCCTGCTGGAATATTTCTGGTGGGGCTCGGTCTTTCTGATCAACGTGCCGCTCGTCGTCCTGGCGCTGGTCGCCGGCCTGCTGCTGATTCCTGCACCGGCCGATCGTGCTGAGCGCGACTGGGACCTCCTCGGTTCAGTGCAGGTGATGGCCGGGCTGATCGGCTTCGCCTACGTCGTCGAGGAGCTCGGCAGTCGCCAGTCTTCCTATGTCGTCCTTGCCGGCACGGCTGTCGCGACGGTCATCATGTTGACGGTGTTCGTACGCCGTCAATTGCGTCTCGAGGATCCTTTGCTCGACTTCACCCTGTTCCGAAACGTCGAGTTCACGCTCAGCGTGATCACCGCGATCGTGGCTTCGCTTGCCATTGCGGGGACGGAGCTCGCGATCAGCCAGCGCCTGCAACTCGTCCTCGGCTACTCGCCGCTGCAGGCGGCATTGTACATCCTGCCGGCCCCGCTCGGTGCATTCATCGGCGGGCCGCTCGCGAGCCTCATGCTCCGTCGCGTGGGAGCCGCCACCACGATGTCCGGCGCGCTGTTGATCGCCGGCATCGGCGCGGCCGGCTACCTGCTCTGCTACAACGCCAATCTGGCCCTGCAATTGGTCTGCATCGCGATCAACGGGCTCGGGCTCGGAGCATCCATTGCCGCCGCCTCCAACTCCGTGATGAATCACGCGCCTGAAGGCCGCGAAGGCATGGCCGCGTCGATCGAGGAGGTGTCGTTCGAGCTCGGCGGCACGATCGGCATCAGCATTTTCGGCAGCATCCTGTCCGGAGTCTATACGGCGTTCATGGTTCTGCCCGACGGCCTCGGCATTCCCGCCGTTGCGCGCGATAGCATCGACGAGGCGCTGATCGCCGCCGAGCGGCTGCCAACCGAACTCGCTGCCATCGTCACCTCGCACGCTCACCGCGCCTTCGATCAGGCGTTCCTGACGGTCGTCTGCGTGGCAATGGTCGTCCTGCTCGGCACCGCCTTCCTGGTCCGGCCCCGAGCAGAGCGAACGACATCGAAAGAGGCTCGTCAGCATATCCATTAGACAGACGACGGCAATCATGTGCCGTCGTCCGTGGTGGAGACCAACATGCTCGCCAACGCAATGTCACCGTCCGTCACGTAGTGATTGACCCGCTCAGGGAGGCTCTGACCAGCTTTGTACAGCTCCACGATCTCGATCGATCGTGTCCTGATCAGTTCGGCCATGATGTAGTCCCGCTCGGCGTTGACATCCGGGTCGGTGGCGTGCGTGACCTGAAACGTCAATCGAGTGAACGATAGGCCGGTGTCCTTCGTGCCGGCTCCGACCCACAGAGCGGATTCATCGACCGCCGGCCGATCGGCGTTGGACCAGAAATCGCCTGCATTCCAGGTTTGCTCTGCGTGTGCCAGGCCAACAGCCCAGAACCTGACGTGATGGCGCTGTCGCGGGCTGTTGCCGATGGCTTTCTGAAAGCCGATATCCTGGCCGCGTCCGAACAGATAGAGCGTGCTGAACGGAGCGGTGGGGTAAGGCGTATCGAGGACGAAGGCGCGGATCATGGCCCAAGAGCTCGTCAGGCCCAATCGGTCCGCTTCAGACCACCCCACCGCAGCAAAGCTTGCGCGAAGCTGTTGGAGCGTCCCGACCAGGGCGAGATTGACGGGGTCGCCGGGCAATCCATCACCCGTGATCGTGTAGCTGGGCACTCGCCGCTTCTGAAGAATCCTGAGACTCAACCGGATCACGCGTGGCAGAACGACATAGGCCGCGAACGCGTAGCTGACGCCGACTGCGACAATCCAGGGCAGCCTGCGGTTCGCGGTCTCGAACACCACGAAGACGATCAGCCAGACCGTGAAGATCCCCAGCCCGGCGACCAGCACGCGTTGCATGAGGCGTATGAGCAGTCGCACTGGATCGGTCCGGCGAAAGGAAGTGAACAGCAGTCGGTGTTTTCGGGAAGGTGTCCGATCTTCATCGCGATGGCAACACCGCACCTGGACGCATGAAACCGCCCGGTCGGCGGCGTTTCGACCAGCTCGTCTGCGTTGCTCGACATCCGCAGTCCAACGCAATCGGACTGCGCGGGGCTTACGCCGACAGCCGCTCGGCGTTGGCCGCGACATAATCCCGATAGAGATCGACGACCGCCGCCGGGCTGGCGCCGGCCATCAGCTTCGCCGTCGCCTCCAGGGCTGCGGCGAGCTTTTCGCTGACCATCAGCTCCGCCTCCTCGCCCGCATCGGCTTCGCCGCGCGCGAACTTTTCCAGCCGGAGCCGGATGACCTCGCCGGCTTCCATGGCCAGCATCGCGGCCGCGAACCAGGGGAACTCCGCCTCGGCGGTTGCCGTCATGGACGGCCGCATCTGCAAGGACATTGGCGTTTTGCTCATCGTCATCGTCCGAGAACATCGGCGGACGTGCGAGGAATACGCTTCAACTTTTAATGATGCGGACGCACAATCATCGCCGATTTCGAGTCGGCTCGAACCACCCGTTAACCACCTGGGCCCTGCTTCTCTCATCCGTCATTGCGAGGAGCGAAGCGGCGAAGCAATCCAGAGTCATGCGCGCGACTCTGGATTGATTCGCTTCGCTCGCAATGACGGGAGAGAGATCTTGCCCGCCGTCACGAAGGCGCGAAAATCTTGGGCTTCCTCTTCGTCCTCGCGGTCGGCCTCGTGGCCGGCACCTTGTCCGGCATCGTCGGCACCGGCTCGTCGATCATGCTGATGCCGGTGCTGGCCTACGAGTACGGCCCGAAGGAGGCCGTGCCGATCATGGCGGTCGCTGCGGTCATGGCGAACCTGTCGCGCATCCTGGCGTGGTGGCGCGAGGTCGACTGGCGCGCCTGCGCGGCCTATTCGGTCACCGGCATTCCGGCCGCCGCACTCGGCGCGCGCACCTTGCTGATCCTGCCGTCGCAGGCGGTCGATATCACGATCGGGCTGTTCCTGATGGCGATGGTGCCGGTACGGCATTGGCTGACGCGGCACGACCTCAAGGCCAACCTCTGGCATCTCGCGCTCGGCGGCGCGATCATCGGTTTCCTCACCGGCATCGTGGTCTCGACCGGACCGCTGAGCGTGCCGCTGTTCCTGTTCTATGGCCTGTCGAAAGGCGCCTTCCTCGCCACCGAGGCCGCGAGCTCGCTCGGGCTCTATGTCTCGAAATCCATCACCTTCCAGCGCTTCGGCGCGCTGACGCCGGACATTCTTCTCAAGGGCCTGATCGCCGGCGGCTCGCTGATGGCTGGCGCCTTCGTCGCCAAGCGCTTCGTGCTGCACATGAAGCCCGATCTGTTCCGCGTGGTGATGGATGGCATCATGCTGGCCGCGGGCCTAAGTATGTTATGGAACGCCACCCACTCCTGACCGCACCGATTCTCACCTCATGGCCAAGACCACGCTCTCCTTCGTCTGCCAGAACTGCGGCGCGGCTTATTCGCGCTGGCAGGGCAAGTGCGAGGCCTGCGGCGA
It encodes the following:
- a CDS encoding amidohydrolase, which codes for MSAPTNAEARTGGGKADIVFRNGPVYTVNGGREWARAVAVKQKHIVYVGDDAGVRPFIGPKTRVVDLAGRMLLPGFVEGHIHPIAGAVVTRGVDLQYDTREEMLDALKAYRAKLGQAGIVRGFGWRYNAFPPTGPRKEDLDQIWPDTPVFLVGIDGHSAWVNSKTLAIAKVTKATKDPLPGYSYFERDPASGEPTGYLVEPPAMFPVLNAISPFTTGYIADSLAQWLPKASAAGITSVFDAGLLVLPEETGYELYQDLERKGKLPFRVVGSTYHNNPAIDPVPIAMALRRRFNSELVQAPVLKLNIDGGEAQRTAALLAPYSDDPSTSGETLVPPEQFKDIIRRADRAGLNIHIHSYGDRANRLSLDAFEAAIKANPPRDRRHTLAHLIFVSPDDLPRFAKLGVTAQFSAQWSVADAYWQGVMRPRVGARAEQAFRTGSILRHGANISLGTDWPAAGYYSTYKPLDAIEIATTRRELNKPDQPALVPLDERISLEEAIRAATMGPAYQLGLDQKVGSIEVGKLADLIVLERNLFEVAPHDIHNTKVLMTVMNGQVRHEQRS
- a CDS encoding amidohydrolase — translated: MCIACGSAIGSLFAASKPEGGGLTRRQIVATTAAAAAFAAAGSAPAFAAPNRTTVFRGGRVYTVEDSQPWAAAVVVKGDKIVYVGDDAGAMKFAGRGAEVIDLKGRMLMPGFVEAHWHLCTLAFARGAWVNEEDPERISEILRDYAKTHSDEKFILGFGWIAGAFPASGPRKEPLDAIFPDRPVLLVSCDLHSYWVNSKLLEMAGITRDTPRDVVPGSSWYEKDPNGEPTGFISEVPALFAVLKTLEKHGIEPFGLKSAAAAIEEWQPKLAAAGITTLFDAGFSAWPTEQHHGFDMLVDLESRGKLLQRVIGSLYHNDPNVDPLPIIRAYRKRYRTPLVKAEVLKLIVDGTELSRTAYLLDPYAGRQDWRGEPLLPSPVLNRILREAHAEGIDTHLHAVGDAAVRMSLDGYEAAFGRQGPGNRRHTICHAFLTAPSDIARFRKLGLIANTQIQWGVPDTSQRRIREIYGEERWSRMYSFKTFIDQGVTVSFGMDALATGSKVVVKPLEAVQAGHTRQEPGKPDGLVHPPAAERLSLPQLIRGYTINGAYQMRMEDKIGSIKVGKLADLIVLEKNLFDVGPHEIGKVNVQLTMMNGRITHRDRL
- a CDS encoding MFS transporter — translated: MSKRNRWLILLTVSSALALVVIDMTVLYTALPSLTHELGATASEKLWIVMAYGLVVAGLLPGFGSLGDRVGHKRTFVAGLIVFGLASVVAAYSPTATILVGGRVLLAIGAALMMPATLSIIRITFSDDHERALAIAIWGAVASSGAAVGPLVGGVLLEYFWWGSVFLINVPLVVLALVAGLLLIPAPADRAERDWDLLGSVQVMAGLIGFAYVVEELGSRQSSYVVLAGTAVATVIMLTVFVRRQLRLEDPLLDFTLFRNVEFTLSVITAIVASLAIAGTELAISQRLQLVLGYSPLQAALYILPAPLGAFIGGPLASLMLRRVGAATTMSGALLIAGIGAAGYLLCYNANLALQLVCIAINGLGLGASIAAASNSVMNHAPEGREGMAASIEEVSFELGGTIGISIFGSILSGVYTAFMVLPDGLGIPAVARDSIDEALIAAERLPTELAAIVTSHAHRAFDQAFLTVVCVAMVVLLGTAFLVRPRAERTTSKEARQHIH
- a CDS encoding LssY C-terminal domain-containing protein, giving the protein MQRVLVAGLGIFTVWLIVFVVFETANRRLPWIVAVGVSYAFAAYVVLPRVIRLSLRILQKRRVPSYTITGDGLPGDPVNLALVGTLQQLRASFAAVGWSEADRLGLTSSWAMIRAFVLDTPYPTAPFSTLYLFGRGQDIGFQKAIGNSPRQRHHVRFWAVGLAHAEQTWNAGDFWSNADRPAVDESALWVGAGTKDTGLSFTRLTFQVTHATDPDVNAERDYIMAELIRTRSIEIVELYKAGQSLPERVNHYVTDGDIALASMLVSTTDDGT
- a CDS encoding sulfite exporter TauE/SafE family protein; translated protein: MGFLFVLAVGLVAGTLSGIVGTGSSIMLMPVLAYEYGPKEAVPIMAVAAVMANLSRILAWWREVDWRACAAYSVTGIPAAALGARTLLILPSQAVDITIGLFLMAMVPVRHWLTRHDLKANLWHLALGGAIIGFLTGIVVSTGPLSVPLFLFYGLSKGAFLATEAASSLGLYVSKSITFQRFGALTPDILLKGLIAGGSLMAGAFVAKRFVLHMKPDLFRVVMDGIMLAAGLSMLWNATHS
- a CDS encoding amidase, whose product is MINRRMLIKGAGAALVASELGLPAARAESADPLCYASVADLIAMFRARKASPVDLLKAQIKRIEAYNTKVNCITYEHFDQALKEAKLSEDRYRRGNQRPLEGITVAIKDEFSRPGWRTTQGSLIYKDSPPATENSAITDLLEAAGAVMPFQTTVPEFYLFLGASTRAWGTTRNPWNLEYSPGGSSAGSGAALAAGFTTLAMGSDMGGSIRIPASQCGLYGFRPPFGRVAGGEIPFATSGPMARRFDDLVRLQNAIVGPSERMMAAMRPRLDYPTRYPRLSGWRIAVDWGAGIADVIPSVKAAMLRGIEALRAAGCTVDEVDCGFTKAHKMVFIRGLMSTSIGTAIEISNAHRDQLSPYMTEMLDQVGPVGPRQAEEAEELLQRLHRQVQQRVFGKGYRILLMPTMATPLVGADMFKSKENKVDPWVGTGLGLALTWHWNLLNRYPVVDVPLGLVEDRMPSGMQVIGQTYTDLDTFQFASNWSRLRRSLFAGERFPTFT